A region of the Arachis hypogaea cultivar Tifrunner chromosome 15, arahy.Tifrunner.gnm2.J5K5, whole genome shotgun sequence genome:
TTCTGACAAATAAGATGATAATACATTGGAAAAAAAATTGTGCAACAATGAAAAACTTCTATTTAGCTTCTTCTAATAAGTAAAGGAAAATACATGTCAAAATATCAACAACATTACATATCGAGGAGAAGAAAACAAATAAGATTTCTTTATCAAATTTGCATGATAACGTTAACAACACCGAAATCTTATCCCACTAGCTAATAAatgtataaattaaattacataaaacaaaaaatattagcgACAACAATAGCATTTTATTCTATTAGGTAAGATTATTTCATGGATTAAAATACACACAATGAAAAAAGTCCATCCAAACACAATTTATTACATAAGTCAGTTCCTTAAATTAAATCACACGTAGATAAGTCAGTTCCCAATCAACACTATTAAGAAGAGCAAGAGCCAGGAACTTCATTAAACTGGTAAGATGAATAAGAGAGACATCCCATTTCAATATTACTGTGAACAACTTTGGCCGTCGGATTCCCACCGGCAGCACCAATGGCAACATGGAGCGGATAAAAGTGCTCCGGCGACGGATGAGCCTTTTTCGGCTGCGGTGCTTTCTTATCCCAATGGTTTATATCATCATatctaaaatatcaaaatttagtaAATTCATAATTCAATGTATTTAGACATAATTTGCATCAAGATACCTTCAACAGTGAAGGTAACAAATTTCTAAAAGTAAGTTGATAATTAAGactgttagataataatttagtcaaatatgtcAAATTATCTTCTGGTTTTaagttatcaacttcacatgtAAACAATTACATAGAAAAGGGTACCTTCGTTGAAGAAGAGTTGTTTTCAACCAATCATCAAATTCCTGAGCCCATGGAAAGACATCACTGCTTCCATCTCTAATTAACTCTCTCAAATTATGAACTGCACTTCCAGAACCAATTATAAGAACACCTTCATCTTTAAGAGAAGACAATGCTTTTCCCATGTTATAGTGATGAGTTCCATCCATATGAGATTGAACAGATAACTGACATACCGGAATGCTGGCTTCCGGGTACATCAACATCAATGGAACCCAAGCACCATGATCTAGCCCCCTCCTTCTGTCTTCTTCCACCGCGCTGAAGCCGGATTTTTGAAGTAGATCTCTTaccttccttgcaagttgtggagcTCCTGGTGCTGGATACTTAATCTATATGCCAACAGAAGATTAAGATCAATTCATGGCTAACCAAGAACTATGACCAAAAATTGTTCTACTTTGTAGTATCCTTCAAAAGGAGCCAAAAACATAACATGGTTAAGATTAAGAGCTAAGATTCCCCATCACAAAAAGATACCAAATTTTCAATCATTTCTGAAAAAAGAACAACTGAGTATTCTAAATCTGTTCAAGACTTAAAAGATTGTTTGGTCTTTCCCACTGACATCCAGAGACTATATAACCAAGACTTTGACTAATCCGATTCGAACAAGTTCAATCTAATGAAACTTTGCATAAGAAGGATGACAAAGAAGGAAATGAATGAATCTAAAGGAAAGAAACCTGGTAGAGAGGTTTAGGGAATCCATAAAAGTCATGAATGGTGTCATTCCTCTCAACAATGTTGACAGATGGAACACGAGTGTCCCAATGAGCAGAGATGATGAGAATGGCAGAGGGAGTCTGAGGGAAGATGTTCTTCCATGATTTGAGCACCTTTCTTATCTCAATTGAATCATCAATGGCCAACAAGGGTGATCCATGAGATATATAGAAAGTTTCCTTCAAACTCAAAGCCATGATTGATGATggctctcttcttctttcttctttgttggTTGGTTGGTTAGATGATGCAAGGTTCAACTTATAATAATGAGAGAATCTTCAGAGAGAATacaaagattttataaaaaaaaatagaaaaattttaagaattaaaatatgtatttttagcTACTTTTATTTAAAACTATGACATATAAAAAAACTTATCTTGCTGTGTATCTAAAATACTACATAGGATTCTGGTAACAACAGTAAAAGTGTAGAACACCAGAAAAGGAAAAATGTTGActtctttgttattttttagtttttaccatttaaatataaaagtaatatCAAATAAGTTAATTGTCAATATATCATATgataaatacaaaagaaaaactagacCCATTTTGATGACACACCACTCAAAATCAAATCTACAAATTCAAGCATATTTTTCTAGCTTGGTTTAACATTGAAAAACAGagtagatcaaattaaaactcttATAATCTAATACTGTGAAATAGGAAAAACATAACAAAGTCaagttttctttaaaaaaaaaaaaatttaaatgataaaTTACATTGAGATTCTGAAAGATAAAATGATAATACATATGATATACCTCAATATATATTAGTAATTATTTTTGCAAGTCTTTTCTAAAGGATACTAAATTACTTATTAGGAAAAGAAAAGTATATCACACATTTACCCAAAATATACACATCTTATCCTCATAAGTCATAACAGCTCTACACAATCAAGTTTCAGGTTTAACAAATTTGATGCTTTCTTGGGGATTCAATTCCATGCAGTATAGGAGACATAACTTAGAAAGACCAAACAACATGAAAATTGAAATACTAACTTCAGATGCCAGATTCTGCATAAAAATGTTTTATCTCTACAAGTAGCTTTGTGGTCACCTCTGATCTAGGAATACATGTGGTTTCcacataaataaacaaacaaataaataaataaataagaaaaaagaagtgGCCTGCTATGAACTTCTGCATGATCTGCTATAGGCAAAAGCATCAAGTTTCAAGCCATTCTCTAGcagagaagaaaagagttctgGTGCATCACACAGTTTTTTCATCACTAcacattaatttgaacagagactATTACAGGAAACAACATTGTTATCATTTTCATCCAAGAGATACATATGCATACATCAATGATCTTCTTCATTTGGTTTTTATACGACAGCAGATAATTCACAACTAAAATATAAGGATGAATCTTTCAGACCTTGATTTTAATCCATTAAGAGTATGCTACAACAAGCATCACTGCAATTCCACATGTGTAATAGAATAGAGTTAATTACCCTTTTAAAGAATATTGAACCAATCATCGTCTCAATTCAAAAAGGGAAATCAttaaatatcttttattaaaaCAGTTCGTTATACATCAATTTTTCTCACTATATTATCAACAACTGAACAGCATTTACAAAGTATTAAGCAGAACACGAGTCGGAAACTTCAGTAAACTGGAAAGAGGCATAGGAGAGAGATCCTAATTCGATATTGCTGTGGATAACTTTGGCCTTTGGATTTCCACCAGCTGCACCAATGGCAACATGAAGTGGATAAAAGTGATCTGGCCATGGATGAGCCTTCTTCGCGTGCGGCGCTTTCTTATCCCAATTGTTTACATCCTCATATCTACAAAAGCAAGTGAAAAGCCTTCAGAACCAATCCATCAAGAACCAACATTCAATGCTTGCTAGCTTTAAAATGTTTTTCCTCCATTCATGATATCTGTCACTTTGTCAAATTTGGTACATTCTCAAGATATATTTGAGTTATGAATATATCAAATTTCCAAAGTGAGAGGTGTTACGAAATGGAGAGAGTATTAGACTATTGCGGTTAACATCCTTAATAAGATCAACCAAGCAATTAGCAAACGTGAACATCAAAGCATAAATAAGTTACCTTCCTTCAAGAAGAGCCCTTTTCAACCAATTATCGAATTCCAGAGCCCAGGGAACAGCAGTGTTGCCGGAATGAACTCTAAGCTCT
Encoded here:
- the LOC112751614 gene encoding extradiol ring-cleavage dioxygenase, which produces MALSLKETFYISHGSPLLAIDDSIEIRKVLKSWKNIFPQTPSAILIISAHWDTRVPSVNIVERNDTIHDFYGFPKPLYQIKYPAPGAPQLARKVRDLLQKSGFSAVEEDRRRGLDHGAWVPLMLMYPEASIPVCQLSVQSHMDGTHHYNMGKALSSLKDEGVLIIGSGSAVHNLRELIRDGSSDVFPWAQEFDDWLKTTLLQRRYDDINHWDKKAPQPKKAHPSPEHFYPLHVAIGAAGGNPTAKVVHSNIEMGCLSYSSYQFNEVPGSCSS